In the genome of Paramormyrops kingsleyae isolate MSU_618 chromosome 5, PKINGS_0.4, whole genome shotgun sequence, the window TGAGCTTATATTATTTTTCGGTGGACATTTACAAGTGTAGTCAGCTAAATGACAAAAAGATAAATTTCAAAACAAGTAGGAGGTTCATTTTACTGTCTGTATATTCCAATAACTGCTACAATGATTTTTAATATTAAGCAGAATATAGTAAAATCATAATAATTCATTTATAACATAAAAATCATTTGCAACTGTCTGTACTTAGAATATTTTGTACATTATATATTGTTTCATCCAATCTGCATTTAACTCATGCATCCTTTAatcctataataataataattgaatcACCTTGGGTAACAATTTACTCCCCAAATGAAATCCAATAAAAGCAAGTCAAAGGCATATTCAGTTTTACTATTTCAAAATGGAATGGAAACATTTGCTCCTACAAAAAGCATGCATAAAAATCAATGTTGCCTGTATTATTTACTCAGAAATAGAGTATGCAATACTCACCTCCTATTTCTGATACAGTTGGTAATTTTGTTGCAGCAGTAACGAGAGATGTTGGACTTTCTGTTCCCGTGTATACTGTACTACTGGGCATTTCACTTGAGCTTATATTATTTTTCGGTGGACATTTACAAGTGTAGTCAACTAAATGACAAAGATATAAATTTCAAAAGTAGAAGGTtcattttactgtatgtattccaATAACTGCTACAATGATTTTTAACATTAAGCAGAATTTAGTCTAACAGTAAAAGCATCATAATTCATTTATAACATAATAATCATTTGCAACTATCTGTACTTAgaatattttatacattatatattgtTTCATCCCATCTGCATTTAACTCATGCATCAGAGGTCTGCAACGGGGCGATACGCGGCACAAAAGCATGCGGCGCGGGTCTACATTTCAGAGTTTCTTGCGGAAGCGGAACAGAAACCTGCGGGAGTGTGCGGgagcgggatgaaaaatcagtcccGCGCAGACCTCTATCTGGGACGCCGGCACAATGGAAGCGCAATGAGCGCACTGACTGAGGTTGGAATAAACGCAGAGCCGCGCCACAAATTTCAACGTTTCGctatatttctctcattttgactgtgaaatgtttctattgagactgTTTGCATATTTTTAATTCACATCTGTAGCCTAGTTAAAAACGTTGTTGGTTGTATTTTTTGTGGAAAACTGGTTAGCCAAATCTACCCTTATACAGTATAAAAGACATCTTTAATTCGCAGCCGGAGTCGTGTCCACATAATATAGCCTATGTTTCATAAATTCTTGTATGTCAGTTAGGCAACAAATAAATTTGgtacattatttaatttatataagCCAAGATATTATAGCAGTTAAAATGTGTCCGGTATTTTTGGCCTACCCTATACTCCACCAGCCTTACTTGTGGGATTCAGcaggcgggagcgggacaaaccataacagatgcgggcgggagcgggtcgaaatattacacatttctgcGGGAGCGTGCGGGAACgggatgaaaaatcagtacCGCGCAGACCTCTATCATGCATCCCTTAATCCTTTGCAATTGAATCACCTTGGGTAACAATTTACACCCCTAATGAAATCCAATAAAAGCAAGTCACAGGCGTATTTAGTGTTAGTTTTTCCAAATGGAATGGAAACATTTGCTCCTACTAAAAGCATGCTTAAAAATCAGTGTTGCCTGTATTATTTACTCAGAGATAGTGTATGGAATACTCACCACATTTTTCTGATTCAATTGGTAATTTTGTTGCAGCAGTTACCAGAGATGTTGGATTTTCTGTTCTTGTGTAAACTGTACTACTGGGCATTTCACTTGAGCTTATATTATTTTTCGGTGGACATTTACAAGTGTAGTCAACTAAATGACAAAAAGATAAATTTCAAAACAAGTAGGAGGTTCATTTTACTGTCTGTATTCCAATAACTGCTACAATGATTTTTAATATTAAGCAGAATATAGTGTAACATTAAAAGCATAATAATTCATTTATAACATAAAAATCATTTGTAATTGTCTGTACTTAgaatattttatacattatatattgtTTCATTCCATCTGCATTTAACTCATGTATCCCTTAATCCTTAGCACCTTATCTGTAAATACTGCTGAACAGTAAATAATTTTTATCTGGACATATTTCATGTTACCAAAAACTGGATATCATCCTATATGCTCCTACATGTAAATATTGCCTAAGCAACATTTCTTTGTACTTTGCACTATAATGATTTGTAAATGTGTGTcatgcaatgacaataaagctgaacCTTAATCTCTTCATTTTTCCAAGTGCAGTATTATCCAAATGCGATTGAATAAGATTGACTGTTCACCATGAGAAGACACTTGCTCTTTGTTCTTCTGTGTTATGTGGTTCCTCCATTATACCTCCTGCACATTCAGTCTGCATAATACTTGGCATACAGTGAAACAACACTTACGGTTCAAAATTGTGGAAAAGTTCGAAATGAAGTCCTTCACTTTCCGAAGTACTGTTGAGCTGTAATTGCACTGTGGACAGTCGGCTTTCTAAGTAAATAAAGGATAGATGGATTTTAAGAAGTAAAAGGGCTGGAGTGTTTAATTCTCTACCCTCCAGCTGTGTGTGAAGGCTTCCTCCATGAATTTTTGTTTCCGCcctcaaaacaaaaacatgaaattAATCTTGCCCACAATGTGCGTGAGTGtgtatgccctgtgataggctggtaTTCTGTTCAAGGTAGACCTGCCATGTATGGCATCCATTTTTATTGTCAAACTTGTAGGTAACCTGGAAATAAGTGTTTGTGAGTAATATTAAAGAAAGCAAAACTATGCTATGAACTATGCCATGTTTGTATCCAGCAACCTTGCAAGGGATTGGGATCCCATGGAGGTGTACCCTGTGGCATTGGATAAGTGGTGCAAAAAGGGGCCATTTTCAGCTGAATCTAGGTTTTCATCACAGTTTTCAACAAAACCCAAAACTGTCAGGGTAAAATTTACAGTAATGACCAAAATATACCCACCCCGTTTCTGTCAATCATGGCGATAATCTTCTGAGAGGTATTAAACAATTTTTCACATTTGCTTCCTTTTGTATTCTGAGAGAAAATACGCAATGTTTCTCGAAATTCACAGCAATTCTGTAAAAACAAGTCAAGCAAGCAAAAACATGTCAATCGAATAAGAACTACAGTCAAGATCAGTtgaagagctcttttccaaaacacGATAAAcgccaaataaaaaaaaaaaaaagagcttgCCATGCCATTCTGCTGTGTATTAAGCTTATTCACTGCTCCATCAACGTTTCATGCCAAATCGCTATAttttcttgtttaaaatgtaacgcaattgacaccatcttctcaaAGAGAAGCACAGGTttgggggaacctgactgtcctgcaggaacgtaagcagctggctacacgatggacggatgggagaagtggagggtcgtgtgtctggcggCTCtgtccgtggaggacatcgaagatatctaccaattcggaaccatgattacaggtcaAATAAAGGGTCATTCCATTCCATTTCATTATTGCAAATTGCAATAAGCGCGATATCTATTTTTTGGCTAAATGCAACATCTCCTCTCAACGAATCAGTGTTCAGTCAGTGCTCTAAACTATCTAATATGGCGGCACCGTAGAGAGAGGAGTTTTCTTGCTTGTGCTGGTTGTTTAAAGACAGATACTGTTTGAAAATGGATGTTTTAAATACTTTTGATGGTTCTGAAGAACAGGAGAGAGCTACACCAGGTGGTAGACGACGTCGTTTAAACAATGAGAAAAATCACTATTGTGGAGGTGGATTGATCCCAGCAGTTGGATGTCAACACATTACTGCCACGAAGTTTTGCCATGCAGATAAATTTACACCTGATGACCTGGTCATGAATTTTTGAAAGTTTTATGACAAACCTGACAAGGTTGAACAGGACAGGGCTCTAATTCATCTGATGATGATATTtagctgtttatttatttgattctATCATAGATTGTATGATGAGAGTTTCTGATATTAAATATAGACTAGATGTTCTCTTGTTTCAATAAGAAGGACAAAAAAATTATGGATTTATAGCATTTTGAAAaaagaatggatggatttattgcgttttggaaaaaaatataataaactttGGATTTATAATCAACAACATTGTTGTTAGATTTGACAATTACTGTTGAACATGTTCGAACTGAGTCAACAAACTATTTTAATaggataaattaaaaaatttgCAAATGTCTGGGTTTGggtaaatgtcatttttttttttaaatatatagcaTTTTGGCAATAATTGAAGAGCTCTTCAATTATTGCTCGGACAATGTTAAATTTTGTAATATTCTATCAAGGTTGAATTGTGAAATAATGTGTAACATATGAAAGTTCAGTCATTTGATGTTATTTCACTGCAGCCTTATACAGTAGCTCCACATGGTTGGGTTTGCTTACCTCACAACAGCCACTGATGTCTGGTATACTGAAGAGGTAATCCTGTGGCAGACGGTCTTCCTGAAGCAAAACAAATAAAGTCAATTTTTAACAGACTGCTTTGCAACATATtacaaagtttgaaaaataaattctcGGAATGATTAAGGTAACTGACAAAATCCTGAATTGTGACAATAAATGTCTACACGGCTGTCAAAATGGAAACAAAGAAAAGGAAGCAGGAAAGTAGTTTTCAGGATGAGGATGTTGGTGAGAACAATGACAAGTCAATCAGCTCTTAGTGTCATGGGACAAGGGTGCCTAAGACTACTTACAGGGTGCCTAAGACTAAAGACTAAAATGGTTTAATGCCATGAACTGAAGCTGGTACAGTGAACGGCAAAAACAGGAATGTGGCCAGAAGACAGGCGTGTGCATTGTCCTccagagtccactgatcaaggcacacttcgagttcataggacatggctgtcccattatGTTTCAGAGCTGTTAACCCCTTAGtgtgttgccccattgcactTCAAATGGAtgcaatgtaataattaataactattacagacaaaaatcatcggaaaacccaaggggtgtgcaaaattgttccctgtagtccactgatcaaagcacacttcactagatgtgtgcctgtcttgtatagttttaaagttattaacccattcatgtattgtcccattgcacgtTATACGGATAccttcgaacattcaaaaattaattaaaaatcgtacgtaaagcaatctgggaaagaaaggggtgtgcaacagtcgccatgagcccaaaatgctaaaccaccatgtcattatagCTGACAggtattagctattaacacgattttgcacaaatcacgaaatggtttgaagcgcaaacaTAAttggtgtgcatcgttgtctgtgtactggacatcacgattccgtcattaaaaacgccccaccttccgttaaatgttattaaaaccagaaaactgaatatcgaatatgaagCTAACTTAACCGCTGTGCCCCACGTAAACTTGACTTAACCCctcatcttttcaatagctagaaacttccctggtcagcgcgCTGTTGGAATAGCGAAAGTTACTGAACTGGATGGGTTGGTAACACTTTATGaacgcgaaatatgtgttgcatacaccgaatcctaataaaagtacactattatagatctacaaagatgcaattcaatgctgtaaactggctccAGAGCTTCCCACCATGTTGCAACGTTCTGATgcgtcatggagtgggcgtgctcagGCGTGTTCACTCtaaattccagctgaccaatagacgtgtaagctgctaagacccgcccacccgttaaaacagtgccaaaagtcagaaaaaaaaagcaaaaaaaatttccagaagcaaaaaaaaaaaataatgcaaaagcaaagaaaaacattccagaagcaaaacaaatttacggaagaggattagggccaccatgaaaatattatttgaattctgactttaatttcagaattctgacttttttctcagaattctgactttaatgtcagaattctgactttaatctcagaattctgacttttttctcagaattctgactttaatctcagaattctgactttaatctcagaattctgagtttagaaaaaaaagtaagaattctgagattaaagtcagaattctgagattaaagtcagaattctgagaaaaaagtcagaattctgagattaaagtcagaattctgagaaaaaagtcagaattctgactttaatctcagaattctgactttaatgtcagaattctgacttttttttctaaactcagaattctgagattaaagtcagaattctgagaaaaaaagtcagaattctgagattaaagtcagaattctgagattaaagtcagaattctgagaaaaaagtcagaattctgagattaaagtcagaattctgagaaaaaagtcagaattctgagattaaagtcagaattctgagattaaagtcagaattcaaataatattttcatggtggccctaatcctcttccgtacaaattagagaagaagaagaagggggaaattattttattcgacttttttgatatttggaaaacaatattttcattctgatacttaatgatttgcttgcggttttcaaaattttgattaatacttttggcacaaaattaactccataaATCTACCCTTATATAAAAGACATCTTTAATTTGCAGCCGGAGTTGTGCCCacataatacagtggtacctaggttctcaaactcactataactcgaatttcttgaaagtcgaacaaaccagtttgacctagaactcgatctgaatatcagaagccttcatcaaaaaataattatctttaacaaaaccacatgtgccacgattattggcatccctggaaattatagtgaacacaatgtaactgaagcatctttcccctgtaaattgtgcatctttgagttgagtggagtgaataggaactttcaagctgtaatccatgactttcTGGTTAACAGGAATGCAAACATGAGGagacacagagcccaaattctCTTAGttatccatcaacatgggaaagataagagaacatacaaaccaaatgagggagaagtgtgctGACCTTCATAAGTAAGGGAATGGGTATTTAAAAATAGCTACTCGCCTTGAAATGCCCAACGGGATCTCGATTTAATTAGcaaatgggctgatacttggcatatgaaatttaacacagataaatgtaaggtaattcatgcagggagcagaaatataaagtacagatattttatgggttccactgaaataaaggtagctgattacgagaaagatctcggtatgtatgttgatgcttccatgtcccactctcgccagtgtggggaagcaataaaaaaggcgaacagaatgttgggttatatctctaggtgtgtggagtttaagtcaagggaggtgatgttacacttatataattccttgataagaccccacctagaatactgtgtgcaggtttgctcaccatacctcaagaaggacattgctgccttagaaaaggtgcaacgaagagctacaagaatgattcctggtcttagaggaatgtcttatgaggagaggttagcggaactgaatctgtttagccttgagcaaaggagactaaggggggatatgattcaggtctataagattctaacgggtctggatgctgttcagccaaatgactatttcaatattagtctaaatactagaactcgtggccataagtggaaattagcgggagaacattttaaaaccaatttgaggaagcacttcttcacacagcgtgtagttagagtatggaatagtcttcctgctaatgtagtggaagctaaaaccatgggttcctttaaatcagagctagataagattttaacaactctgagctattagttaagttctccccaaactaGCTTGAtgagccgaatggcctcctctcgtttgtaaatttcttatgttcttatgttcttacgcgtgtatatatagttcttattttctttactttagccaaattcatgtgcatgagtatcaaggactacatcacagttaacaactgcaatatcaCCAATACAATCACAAATACGCATACAAtaagcatgagtaaacttgcatacgttgttgtgtaaacgtcaaagttaataaataataaataaattcagtcaaacttcccatcactactgtgtagcggctgggccacatgagctcaccgcgccccctagcgtggtggagcacttccg includes:
- the LOC111841630 gene encoding uncharacterized protein isoform X2, whose product is MWNLHLQVYTCLVGLGWSSANHMNYFKELEDRLPQDYLFSIPDISGCCENCCEFRETLRIFSQNTKGSKCEKLFNTSQKIIAMIDRNGKADCPQCNYSSTVLRKVKDFISNFSTILNLDYTCKCPPKNNISSSEMPSSTVYTRTENPTSLVTAATKLPIESEKCVDYTCKCPPKNNISSSEMPSSTVYTGTESPTSLVTAATKLPTVSEIGADYTCKCPPKNNISSSEMPSSTVYTGTENPTSLVTAATNLPTVSEKGDLKYLTVIIVLVLVLLGAICILFYFYNKIKQLNKELKNLKQLVDLDLYMR
- the LOC111841630 gene encoding uncharacterized protein isoform X1; protein product: MDGWFYNKHNVYTCLVGLGWSSANHMNYFKELEDRLPQDYLFSIPDISGCCENCCEFRETLRIFSQNTKGSKCEKLFNTSQKIIAMIDRNGKADCPQCNYSSTVLRKVKDFISNFSTILNLDYTCKCPPKNNISSSEMPSSTVYTRTENPTSLVTAATKLPIESEKCVDYTCKCPPKNNISSSEMPSSTVYTGTESPTSLVTAATKLPTVSEIGADYTCKCPPKNNISSSEMPSSTVYTGTENPTSLVTAATNLPTVSEKGDLKYLTVIIVLVLVLLGAICILFYFYNKIKQLNKELKNLKQLVDLDLYMR
- the LOC111841630 gene encoding uncharacterized protein isoform X5, which encodes MWNLHLQEDRLPQDYLFSIPDISGCCENCCEFRETLRIFSQNTKGSKCEKLFNTSQKIIAMIDRNGKADCPQCNYSSTVLRKVKDFISNFSTILNLDYTCKCPPKNNISSSEMPSSTVYTRTENPTSLVTAATKLPIESEKCVDYTCKCPPKNNISSSEMPSSTVYTGTESPTSLVTAATKLPTVSEIGADYTCKCPPKNNISSSEMPSSTVYTGTENPTSLVTAATNLPTVSEKGDLKYLTVIIVLVLVLLGAICILFYFYNKIKQLNKELKNLKQLVDLDLYMR
- the LOC111841630 gene encoding uncharacterized protein isoform X3, with protein sequence MDGWFYNKHNVYTCLVGLGWSSANHMNYFKELEDRLPQDYLFSIPDISGCCENCCEFRETLRIFSQNTKGSKCEKLFNTSQKIIAMIDRNGKADCPQCNYSSTVLRKVKDFISNFSTILNLDYTCKCPPKNNISSSEMPSSTVYTRTENPTSLVTAATKLPIESEKCVDYTCKCPPKNNISSSEMPSSTVYTGTESPTSLVTAATKLPTVSEIGADYTCKCPPKNNISSSEMPSSTVYTGTENPTSLVTAATNLPTVSEKGDKQPNTLKEVLPDLSIPRSHPSIHPSSDYIDQ
- the LOC111841630 gene encoding uncharacterized protein isoform X4; translated protein: MNYFKELEDRLPQDYLFSIPDISGCCENCCEFRETLRIFSQNTKGSKCEKLFNTSQKIIAMIDRNGKADCPQCNYSSTVLRKVKDFISNFSTILNLDYTCKCPPKNNISSSEMPSSTVYTRTENPTSLVTAATKLPIESEKCVDYTCKCPPKNNISSSEMPSSTVYTGTESPTSLVTAATKLPTVSEIGADYTCKCPPKNNISSSEMPSSTVYTGTENPTSLVTAATNLPTVSEKGDLKYLTVIIVLVLVLLGAICILFYFYNKIKQLNKELKNLKQLVDLDLYMR